CTCTAATATCTTCATATTTCTATTCCTAACCCATATTTATCTAGCCTATGTAAAATTTATTATACCATTTTAGTAATCAATAAAACACAACAAAAGGACTAATACTTAATTTAGTACAGTCCTTTATCATAGTATTAATATTTTTATCTTGGAATATTAAGAAGATTACATGCGTTATTTATTAAAATATTTTCTCGTGCATTATAATCCTTTTCGGTAGCAAGTAATACTCTTGAGAGGGTAAATGCTTGAGGTAAAGCTGGCCAATCAGAGCCAAACAATAACCTTTTATCTCCTACTTCATTGATTAAGTATTTAATGCTATCTGCCGATTGGCAAGATAGCTCTGCATATGAAGCAGGAAATATCTTAAGATATTCTGCAACTTGTTTATAATCTTGTATACCACTATGACCAAATATAAACTTAAAATCTTGGGGCATCTTTTTTAGTAGCTCCCCAAAAATACTAACCCTAGAAGATTGAAACAGTTTCCACATAAGCTTAGAGCAGTTTTTTTGCTTTAAATAGGTTAAAGAACCAGTGTGTAAAATAACAGGTAAGTCTTCTTCGTAACATATTTTAAATAGTTTAATAAGTGGCTCATAATTATACTTTAATTCCATATCGGATATCTTCAGTTTTAGACCTTTAGCTCCTAATTTTTTGTATTTTAATATTTTTTCCTTAAGATTATAATCATAAGGATGTACAGAACAAAAAGCTATAAATT
This Clostridium sp. 'deep sea' DNA region includes the following protein-coding sequences:
- a CDS encoding TatD family hydrolase, which codes for MLSKQEWVKQQKYLKLNDDDEFVIDYTDDVAIIDFHTHMSNVLPLKVNNPNNTGRKISYPTLPAIDKLDLNVPYWHKVDPHKKHKSLLSMIKFSYNGYKIFQKMIMCGTYDNCLKSQQDNKIKMNIVLPISSQKNDRSLEALKLAKQYPTKFIAFCSVHPYDYNLKEKILKYKKLGAKGLKLKISDMELKYNYEPLIKLFKICYEEDLPVILHTGSLTYLKQKNCSKLMWKLFQSSRVSIFGELLKKMPQDFKFIFGHSGIQDYKQVAEYLKIFPASYAELSCQSADSIKYLINEVGDKRLLFGSDWPALPQAFTLSRVLLATEKDYNARENILINNACNLLNIPR